The following proteins are co-located in the Methanobrevibacter sp. TMH8 genome:
- the aroC gene encoding chorismate synthase: MTNTTGKIFSITSFGASHGKAIGAVIDGCPANLELNEEDIQKELNRRKPGTSSITSPRKEGDKVQLLSGVFEGKTDGTPITGIVFNEDQRSKDYSYLKNTPRPGHGDFSWIQKYGNYDYNGGGRGSGRVTIGHVIGGAIAKKLLSQFGIKIMSHVVRVGDIEAKNVNINLIEEMASQNPVHCADPNAAKEMEELILKYKNKGDSIGGIVETIAIGVPVGLGEPIFGKLDGELAKALMEIGSVKGVEIGLGFDVATSTASQINDEFYIKDPNNLNEKTEKTTIGTTTNTSGGILGGISNGMPIVTRIAVKPTPSISMMQNTVDLSKNEQAKIEIKGRHDPCICPRVTVVSESAMAIVLADHMLRSGFIHPSNLDK, encoded by the coding sequence ATGACTAATACAACCGGAAAGATATTTTCAATAACTAGCTTTGGTGCAAGTCATGGAAAAGCTATTGGAGCTGTTATTGATGGATGTCCAGCTAATCTTGAGCTTAATGAAGAAGATATTCAAAAAGAGCTTAATAGAAGAAAACCAGGGACTAGTTCAATAACAAGTCCTAGGAAAGAAGGAGACAAAGTACAGCTATTATCTGGAGTTTTTGAAGGAAAAACTGATGGAACTCCAATTACAGGAATTGTATTTAATGAAGATCAACGTTCCAAAGATTATAGCTATCTTAAAAATACCCCTAGACCAGGTCATGGGGATTTTAGTTGGATTCAAAAATATGGAAACTATGACTACAATGGAGGAGGTCGTGGTAGTGGAAGAGTTACTATTGGCCATGTAATCGGTGGAGCAATAGCTAAAAAACTCTTATCACAATTTGGAATTAAAATTATGTCACATGTTGTGCGTGTTGGAGATATTGAAGCTAAAAATGTTAATATAAATTTAATTGAAGAGATGGCTTCTCAAAATCCAGTTCATTGTGCTGATCCCAATGCAGCTAAAGAGATGGAAGAGTTGATATTAAAATATAAAAACAAAGGAGACTCTATTGGAGGAATCGTTGAAACAATAGCTATTGGAGTTCCAGTTGGTCTTGGAGAACCCATCTTTGGAAAACTTGATGGAGAGTTAGCTAAAGCACTGATGGAAATTGGTTCTGTTAAAGGAGTAGAAATTGGACTTGGTTTTGATGTAGCTACATCTACCGCATCTCAAATCAATGATGAATTTTATATAAAAGACCCTAATAATCTTAATGAAAAAACAGAAAAAACAACTATTGGAACAACTACTAACACTTCTGGAGGAATTTTAGGAGGAATTAGTAATGGAATGCCAATCGTTACAAGGATAGCTGTTAAACCAACTCCTTCAATATCCATGATGCAAAACACAGTTGATTTGTCCAAAAATGAACAAGCGAAAATTGAAATTAAAGGAAGACATGATCCTTGTATCTGTCCAAGAGTAACTGTTGTTAGTGAATCTGCAATGGCAATTGTCTTAGCTGATCATATGTTAAGGTCAGGGTTTATTCATCCTTCTAATTTAGATAAATGA
- a CDS encoding MBL fold metallo-hydrolase, which yields MTLNFYGGVNEIGGNKILIDNLNNNESSNNSSILQDDISSLFLDFGMSFSQAGNYFSEFLQPRKLNGIMDFVELGLLPKIKGIYREDYLKHCGINSYEQPSVDGVLLSHAHMDHCAYIHHLREDIPIFMRKESEIILQVLEETGKGSFTEIMNLKKSFHYVPKKRGEGYKKLTGKECKVERNIVTVDPYSPFEINGFKVTSIPVDHSLPGSSAYFLENNNEAIIYTGDIRFHGRNKNYSDKFVEEAQKFNPTIMLCEGTRINETSKGTEEDIETKATNLIKDHKGLAIVNYPIRDLDRLITFYNVAKNTDRILAINSKQAYMLVLLENDEGIEKDKYPNLKDPNITVYFPRKKQGLISGEHYVCFDGDWKILDSNDEEVIKEYDIWEREFLEDDNNVINYKDLIEEPSKYIFRCDFFELKELIDIKPENGLYIHSMTEPFNEEMEIDFRKVKNWLDHFNLLPYHPLHVSGHASGNEILEMIRNINPEKVYPIHTEHTEAFDVLLDEGIDIIHPEISLKSKF from the coding sequence TTGACATTAAATTTTTATGGTGGAGTAAATGAAATCGGTGGAAATAAGATTCTTATAGACAATTTAAATAATAATGAATCTTCTAATAATTCATCTATTCTACAAGATGATATTTCTTCCTTGTTTTTAGACTTTGGTATGAGTTTTTCACAAGCAGGAAATTATTTTTCTGAATTTCTCCAACCTCGTAAACTTAATGGAATAATGGACTTTGTTGAGCTTGGTTTACTTCCTAAAATTAAAGGGATTTATAGAGAAGACTATTTAAAACACTGTGGAATTAATAGCTATGAACAACCTAGTGTTGATGGAGTTCTTTTATCTCATGCTCACATGGATCACTGTGCATATATTCATCACCTTAGAGAAGATATTCCTATTTTCATGAGAAAAGAATCTGAAATTATATTACAGGTTTTAGAAGAAACTGGAAAGGGTTCATTTACAGAAATAATGAATCTTAAAAAGAGTTTTCATTATGTTCCTAAAAAACGAGGAGAAGGCTATAAAAAACTTACGGGAAAAGAATGTAAAGTTGAAAGAAATATTGTAACTGTAGATCCTTATTCTCCATTTGAAATCAATGGATTTAAAGTTACTTCAATTCCAGTTGATCATTCTCTTCCGGGATCTTCTGCTTATTTTTTGGAAAATAATAATGAAGCTATTATTTATACTGGAGATATTCGTTTTCATGGTAGAAATAAGAATTATAGTGATAAATTTGTAGAAGAAGCTCAGAAATTTAATCCTACTATAATGCTTTGTGAAGGAACTAGAATCAATGAAACAAGTAAAGGAACTGAAGAAGATATTGAAACTAAAGCTACTAATTTAATCAAAGACCATAAAGGATTAGCTATTGTTAATTATCCGATTAGAGATTTAGATAGATTAATCACATTTTACAATGTTGCAAAAAATACTGATAGAATTTTAGCTATTAATTCTAAACAAGCGTATATGTTAGTTTTACTTGAAAATGATGAAGGAATAGAAAAAGACAAGTATCCTAATTTAAAAGATCCAAATATAACTGTTTATTTTCCTCGTAAAAAACAAGGGTTGATTTCTGGTGAACATTATGTTTGTTTTGATGGAGATTGGAAAATTTTAGATTCTAATGATGAAGAAGTAATAAAAGAATATGATATATGGGAAAGGGAATTTTTAGAAGATGATAATAATGTTATCAATTACAAAGATCTTATTGAAGAACCTTCTAAGTATATATTTAGATGTGATTTCTTTGAACTTAAAGAATTAATCGATATAAAACCTGAAAATGGATTATATATTCATTCAATGACAGAACCATTTAATGAAGAAATGGAAATTGATTTTAGAAAAGTTAAAAATTGGTTAGATCATTTTAATCTTCTTCCATATCATCCTCTCCATGTATCTGGTCATGCAAGTGGAAATGAAATATTGGAAATGATTAGAAACATAAATCCTGAAAAAGTATATCCTATTCATACTGAACATACTGAAGCCTTCGATGTTTTACTTGATGAGGGGATTGATATTATTCATCCAGAAATCTCATTAAAGTCTAAATTTTAA
- a CDS encoding endonuclease III domain-containing protein, whose translation MINIGNNLNFIYEKLLETYSYQGWWPFLDHEGVNPTKSGSVNGYHPEDYDFPKNIHQKFEVIFGSILTQNTAWPSVEQALNNLNNLIEFTPESLLNFANNNENEFKDAIRCAGFVNQKANYLKNISEFYISIGNEVPSRKTLLNVKGIGNETADSILLFAHKEKQFKVDAYTKRIFTYLGYITEKDSYMSVKNLFEANFKGNVNMFQEYHALIVEHAKRYYSKKPFGVNDKILIEFKI comes from the coding sequence ATGATTAATATTGGAAATAATCTAAATTTTATTTATGAAAAACTCCTTGAAACTTATTCTTATCAAGGTTGGTGGCCTTTTTTGGATCATGAAGGAGTAAATCCTACAAAAAGTGGATCTGTAAATGGTTATCATCCTGAGGACTATGATTTTCCCAAAAACATTCATCAAAAATTTGAGGTTATTTTTGGTTCTATTCTTACTCAAAATACTGCTTGGCCTTCAGTAGAACAAGCATTAAATAATTTAAATAATTTAATTGAATTTACTCCAGAATCTCTTTTAAATTTTGCAAATAATAATGAAAATGAATTTAAAGATGCTATTAGATGTGCAGGATTTGTAAATCAAAAAGCTAATTATCTTAAAAATATTTCTGAATTTTATATAAGTATTGGAAATGAAGTGCCTTCAAGAAAAACTCTTTTAAATGTTAAAGGAATAGGCAATGAAACTGCAGATTCTATTCTTCTTTTTGCTCATAAAGAAAAGCAATTCAAAGTTGATGCTTATACTAAAAGAATTTTTACTTATCTTGGATATATTACTGAGAAGGATAGCTATATGTCGGTAAAGAATTTATTTGAAGCTAATTTTAAAGGTAATGTAAATATGTTTCAAGAATATCATGCATTGATTGTTGAACATGCTAAAAGATATTATTCAAAAAAACCTTTTGGAGTAAATGATAAAATACTTATTGAATTTAAGATATAA